In Chryseobacterium gleum, a single genomic region encodes these proteins:
- the rimO gene encoding 30S ribosomal protein S12 methylthiotransferase RimO, with protein MRTKSVGKKKINVVTLGCSKNVYDSEVLMSQLKANGKEVVHEDRGDIVVINTCGFIDNAKEESINTILDYVEAKNRGEVEKVFVTGCLSERYKPDLIKEIPDVDQYFGTRDLPVLLKHLGADYKHELVGERLTTTPKHYAYLKISEGCDRPCSFCAIPLMRGGHVSTPIEKLVSEAQKLAKKGTKELILIAQDLTYYGLDLYKKRALGDLLKELVKVEGVEWIRLHYAFPSGFPEDVLDIIREEPKVCNYIDIPLQHINSDLLKSMKRGTTHEKTDALLGKFREKVPDMAIRTTLIVGYPGETKERFQELKDWVREQKFDRLGCFTYSHEENTTAYVLEDDIPQEVKEARVEEIMELQSQISWEKNQEKVGKVFRCIFDRKEGNYFIGRTEYDSPDVDNTVLVSAEDTYISIGEFAEVKITSAEEFDLYGELV; from the coding sequence ATGCGTACAAAATCTGTAGGGAAGAAGAAAATCAATGTAGTCACTCTTGGATGTTCCAAGAATGTATATGATTCTGAAGTATTAATGAGCCAGCTGAAAGCCAATGGCAAAGAAGTGGTTCATGAAGACCGTGGGGACATTGTTGTAATCAATACTTGCGGATTTATTGATAATGCGAAAGAAGAATCTATCAATACTATTCTTGATTATGTTGAGGCTAAAAACAGAGGTGAGGTTGAGAAAGTATTCGTTACCGGGTGTTTATCCGAAAGATATAAACCGGACCTGATCAAAGAAATTCCGGATGTGGATCAATATTTCGGGACAAGAGACCTTCCTGTCCTCTTAAAACACCTTGGAGCAGATTATAAACACGAATTGGTAGGAGAAAGATTAACAACAACTCCAAAACATTACGCATATCTTAAAATTTCTGAAGGCTGCGACAGACCATGTTCTTTCTGTGCCATTCCATTGATGAGAGGCGGGCATGTTTCAACCCCTATCGAAAAACTGGTTTCAGAAGCTCAGAAACTGGCTAAAAAAGGAACAAAGGAATTAATTCTTATTGCACAGGACCTTACTTACTATGGTTTGGATCTTTACAAGAAAAGAGCATTAGGAGATCTTTTAAAAGAACTGGTAAAAGTAGAAGGGGTAGAATGGATTCGTCTTCACTATGCTTTCCCGAGTGGTTTTCCTGAAGATGTGCTCGATATTATCCGCGAAGAACCTAAAGTATGTAATTATATAGATATTCCTCTTCAGCATATCAATTCAGATTTGTTGAAATCAATGAAGAGAGGAACTACCCATGAAAAAACTGATGCTCTTTTAGGAAAATTCAGAGAAAAAGTTCCTGATATGGCAATCAGAACGACACTTATTGTTGGATATCCGGGAGAAACAAAAGAAAGATTCCAGGAACTTAAAGACTGGGTAAGAGAACAGAAATTTGACAGATTGGGATGCTTTACATATTCTCATGAGGAGAATACAACTGCTTATGTTTTGGAAGATGATATTCCACAGGAGGTAAAAGAGGCAAGAGTAGAAGAAATTATGGAATTACAGTCTCAGATTTCTTGGGAAAAGAATCAGGAGAAGGTAGGTAAAGTATTCAGATGTATTTTCGACCGTAAAGAAGGGAATTACTTCATCGGAAGAACAGAGTATGATTCACCAGATGTGGATAATACAGTTTTGGTTTCCGCAGAAGATACTTACATTTCTATTGGTGAATTTGCAGAGGTCAAAATAACCTCCGCAGAAGAATTTGACTTATATGGAGAATTAGTATAG
- the rfbC gene encoding dTDP-4-dehydrorhamnose 3,5-epimerase: protein MKIKETPLKDCYIIEPTIFEDERGYFFEKFNEKKFEELTGMNGHFVQDNISKSSYGVLRGLHLQKGEHAQAKLVSCLEGSVWDVAVDLREDSPTFGKWFGIELTAENKLQLYVPRGFGHGFSVLSTHAVFSYKCDNFYSKESEGSVKFNDPDLNIDWKVDEKDAILSEKDQNAPGFKEKNF, encoded by the coding sequence ATGAAAATTAAAGAAACACCGCTTAAAGACTGCTACATCATAGAGCCTACTATATTTGAAGATGAAAGAGGCTACTTTTTTGAAAAGTTCAACGAAAAAAAATTCGAGGAACTGACCGGAATGAACGGACACTTTGTACAGGATAATATTTCTAAATCTTCTTATGGAGTATTGAGAGGATTACACCTTCAGAAAGGAGAACATGCTCAGGCAAAACTGGTTTCGTGTCTTGAAGGAAGTGTTTGGGATGTGGCTGTAGACCTTAGAGAAGATTCTCCTACATTTGGTAAATGGTTCGGAATAGAGCTTACTGCAGAAAATAAACTGCAGCTGTATGTACCGAGAGGCTTTGGACATGGTTTTTCTGTATTGAGTACCCATGCGGTATTTTCTTATAAATGTGATAATTTTTACAGCAAAGAATCAGAAGGCAGCGTAAAATTCAATGACCCAGATCTTAATATCGACTGGAAAGTAGATGAAAAAGATGCCATACTTTCCGAAAAAGACCAGAATGCTCCCGGATTTAAAGAAAAAAACTTTTAA
- a CDS encoding MraY family glycosyltransferase, with product MKEFIYLVIILLLFLAELIYFKIADKYNIIDKPNHRSAHTQVTLRGGGIIFPIAFILFSLFNFNEAVKDYWAFGLGMLAICIISFIDDVKPLSNKLRLTVQFISVVLLLDFINAFALMPFWVWPIMFIVIVGTLNAYNFMDGINGMTGLYSLVTVCSLIYINRNIFQFTDNKFIYYPTLACIVFLFFNFRKKAKCFAGDVGSMGIGFWIIGLITLLIMKTQDYKYILLLSVYGIEVVLTIIERIMLKENIFEAHRRHLYQLLANEKKIPHLLISFVYSFFQLLVTVFLIHSSFPLWIVALIVFLPVGGLYLLLKWSIKKQYNL from the coding sequence ATGAAAGAATTTATTTATTTAGTGATAATCTTATTGCTTTTTTTGGCTGAATTGATCTATTTCAAAATAGCTGATAAGTATAATATTATAGATAAACCTAACCATAGAAGCGCTCATACGCAGGTTACTTTAAGAGGCGGGGGAATTATATTTCCAATTGCTTTCATACTTTTTAGTTTGTTCAATTTTAATGAAGCAGTCAAAGATTACTGGGCTTTTGGTTTAGGCATGCTTGCTATCTGTATCATTAGTTTTATAGATGATGTTAAGCCATTATCAAATAAATTAAGGCTTACGGTTCAGTTTATTTCTGTTGTTTTACTGTTGGATTTTATAAATGCATTCGCTTTGATGCCATTTTGGGTATGGCCCATCATGTTTATTGTGATTGTAGGAACCCTGAATGCCTATAATTTTATGGACGGAATCAATGGTATGACAGGATTATACAGCCTGGTTACAGTTTGTTCACTTATTTATATTAATAGAAATATTTTTCAATTTACTGACAATAAATTTATATACTATCCGACCTTGGCCTGTATTGTATTTCTTTTTTTCAATTTTAGAAAAAAAGCAAAATGTTTTGCAGGAGACGTCGGGAGTATGGGAATCGGCTTCTGGATAATAGGACTTATTACTCTATTGATCATGAAAACTCAGGATTATAAATACATACTATTATTATCTGTTTACGGAATTGAAGTTGTTTTGACAATCATTGAAAGAATTATGCTGAAAGAAAATATTTTTGAAGCACACAGAAGACATTTGTATCAGCTTCTTGCCAATGAAAAAAAAATTCCTCATTTATTGATAAGTTTTGTATACTCCTTTTTCCAACTGCTGGTAACTGTTTTTTTAATACATTCCTCTTTCCCGTTATGGATCGTTGCTCTCATTGTGTTTTTACCTGTTGGAGGACTGTATCTGTTATTAAAATGGAGCATTAAGAAACAATATAATCTGTAG
- a CDS encoding NAD-dependent epimerase/dehydratase family protein — protein MKAKLLLTGASGFIGSQIYKALKEDFDVTAISSSSLREEYTTLNLLNENDCKNFFKNKKFDFIIHVAAIAHGKNKNGTMKVGEANIVMTKNIFNSLDVKNTKVIFLSSVSVYSFKNNKEIISVNDQPLPVTEYGKSKLICENLLKEKKPVSLHILRLTPVYTENNLKDLGKRVFLPVLKFPFITKQARIYSLCHVDGVVNEVINSMNTDHDSLKIVKDPEDHTQEELLSFFKIEKPQIIINQNIVKPLFFILRLIPVSKSNIIKDMFTKLFYSAVYIN, from the coding sequence ATGAAGGCTAAGTTGCTTTTAACAGGAGCAAGCGGATTTATAGGCTCACAAATATATAAAGCGCTGAAAGAGGACTTTGATGTTACGGCTATTTCTTCTTCTTCCTTGAGAGAGGAATATACAACGCTTAATCTTTTGAATGAAAATGATTGCAAAAATTTTTTCAAAAATAAGAAGTTTGATTTTATTATTCATGTAGCAGCAATAGCTCACGGCAAAAATAAAAATGGTACAATGAAGGTGGGGGAAGCCAATATTGTAATGACAAAAAATATTTTTAATTCTCTTGATGTAAAAAATACAAAGGTTATTTTTTTAAGTTCGGTTTCGGTATACAGCTTTAAAAACAATAAAGAAATAATTTCAGTAAATGATCAGCCATTACCAGTTACAGAATACGGGAAAAGTAAATTAATATGTGAAAATTTGTTAAAAGAGAAAAAACCTGTATCATTGCATATTTTACGGTTGACCCCAGTTTATACAGAAAATAATTTAAAAGATTTAGGAAAAAGAGTCTTCCTGCCTGTATTGAAGTTCCCTTTCATTACAAAGCAAGCAAGAATTTATTCATTATGCCATGTTGATGGAGTAGTTAATGAAGTAATTAACTCAATGAATACAGATCACGATTCATTAAAGATTGTAAAGGATCCTGAAGATCATACTCAGGAAGAGCTGTTGTCATTTTTTAAAATAGAAAAACCACAAATAATTATTAATCAGAATATTGTTAAACCATTGTTTTTTATATTAAGATTGATCCCCGTTTCGAAGTCGAATATTATAAAGGATATGTTTACTAAGTTATTTTATTCGGCCGTATATATTAATTAA
- a CDS encoding polysaccharide deacetylase family protein — MNKYAVLSMDVEEWYHLDYFTKEECELNQSTLDGLDIYLDILDQYDIKTTFFIVGELVEVLKDKIKYIKAKGHEICLHSYAHKRPLQLSLDGFREDTVKGIDSFREFTGLEVDGYRAPCFSLDRPRLEILRELGFSFDSSKIKFDAHDLYGSINLDDFEEFHPTIYKKESFYEFEASTVEVLGKNLPVSGGGYLRIFPWALTKMLLKKYFKKNQHYFFYIHPFEFSKNYNITVPENTDFKTKIRFNQGRKSVENKMHKLIQLLKENNYKFVTFNQIIKNEG, encoded by the coding sequence ATGAATAAGTATGCTGTGCTTAGTATGGATGTAGAAGAATGGTATCATCTGGACTATTTTACAAAAGAAGAATGTGAGTTGAATCAGTCAACTTTAGATGGATTAGATATTTACCTGGATATTTTAGATCAATATGATATTAAAACTACCTTTTTTATTGTAGGAGAACTTGTAGAAGTTTTAAAAGATAAGATTAAATATATAAAAGCTAAAGGCCATGAAATTTGTCTTCACTCATATGCCCATAAAAGACCTCTTCAGCTTAGTCTTGATGGGTTTAGAGAAGACACAGTAAAAGGGATTGATTCATTCAGAGAATTTACAGGGCTTGAAGTAGATGGATACAGAGCTCCATGTTTTAGTTTAGATAGGCCTCGGTTGGAGATTTTAAGAGAATTAGGCTTTTCATTTGACTCAAGTAAAATAAAATTTGATGCCCATGACTTATATGGAAGTATTAATCTCGATGATTTTGAAGAATTTCACCCAACAATATATAAGAAAGAATCATTTTATGAGTTTGAAGCTTCTACTGTAGAAGTGCTGGGAAAAAATCTGCCGGTTTCAGGTGGAGGATATTTAAGAATTTTTCCCTGGGCACTGACGAAAATGCTCCTGAAAAAATATTTTAAAAAAAATCAACATTATTTCTTTTATATCCATCCATTTGAATTTTCAAAAAATTATAATATTACTGTTCCGGAAAATACAGATTTTAAAACAAAAATCAGATTTAATCAGGGAAGGAAAAGCGTTGAAAATAAAATGCATAAACTGATTCAATTGTTGAAAGAGAATAACTATAAGTTTGTTACATTTAACCAAATTATTAAAAATGAAGGCTAA
- a CDS encoding methionyl-tRNA formyltransferase translates to MKIIIITQEDSFVVPKNIEKILRLENVELLKVIDIDSNYSLVNKKSYFIKGFGLLQTVKMGMKVISAKVLNSIDIFTSYKLAIKPKSLKAVSGRYNIQFERIKNPNSAEFLEEVKTLQPDLIVSYSAPVVFKETLLKIPKHGCINLHCSYLPHYAGVMPSFWTLYKKEKTTGATVHYMDSKIDNGAILNQQEIQISPNETMFSLILKSKEIGGNLMCKTIRDIQNSNISVKENFAEKGSYFTWPTVDQFQDFTKNGGKLI, encoded by the coding sequence ATGAAAATAATAATAATTACTCAGGAGGATTCCTTTGTTGTTCCCAAAAATATAGAAAAGATTCTGCGTCTGGAGAATGTGGAACTTTTAAAAGTAATAGATATTGACTCTAATTACAGTCTCGTTAACAAGAAATCTTACTTTATTAAAGGTTTTGGATTACTGCAGACTGTAAAAATGGGTATGAAAGTAATTTCGGCCAAGGTCTTGAATAGTATAGATATCTTCACGTCTTACAAACTTGCTATCAAGCCCAAAAGTCTGAAAGCAGTTTCCGGACGATACAATATACAATTTGAAAGAATAAAAAATCCTAACTCAGCAGAATTCTTAGAAGAGGTAAAAACTTTACAGCCGGACCTTATTGTATCCTACTCTGCACCTGTGGTATTTAAAGAAACTTTGTTGAAGATCCCTAAGCATGGGTGTATCAATTTGCATTGTTCATATTTACCCCATTATGCAGGAGTAATGCCTAGTTTTTGGACACTGTATAAAAAAGAAAAAACAACAGGAGCTACAGTACATTATATGGATTCAAAAATTGATAACGGAGCCATCTTAAATCAACAGGAGATACAGATTTCTCCTAATGAAACTATGTTTTCTTTAATTTTAAAAAGCAAAGAAATCGGTGGAAATCTAATGTGTAAAACCATTCGTGATATTCAAAATTCTAATATTAGCGTTAAAGAGAATTTTGCTGAAAAAGGCAGTTATTTTACCTGGCCTACGGTTGACCAATTTCAAGACTTTACTAAAAACGGAGGAAAATTAATATGA
- a CDS encoding glycosyltransferase family 4 protein codes for MAKKVLIHSIVFAPDAVSTAYLYNDIAYNLKENGFEVEVLSTMPHYNKVDQSKTKFKKRFLGLYYSSNYKGIKVYHVPQKKYESVLLRGFMMIYWHLLSFFLGMRIKNVDVIISPSPPLTIAIVSIALAKLKKAKFIYNVQEIYPDFFVNQGKMKSQFVLNILKKLEKFVYRHSDSLVTIDQNFKNTLIPRVENPDKIEIIANFVDTELYHPIEHPVVNAQLFPASDNLKVMYAGNIGFAQDWIPLIEIAKKTKGMPVSYFVIGDGACRSWLKAQIETHKLDNISLIDYQARETIPHMINYADLHFIFMNKKLEKDGLPSKVYTIMACKKPLLVISNKNTPLYDLLENTDAAFLIENSSNNVNEELFNVLQDVLNHRNKLKQMGEKGFNMVQKDYTKEKVTEKYYEHINSVINS; via the coding sequence ATGGCTAAAAAAGTACTCATCCACAGTATTGTTTTTGCTCCAGATGCTGTTTCTACCGCTTATCTTTATAATGATATTGCATATAATTTAAAAGAGAACGGCTTTGAAGTAGAAGTTCTTTCAACCATGCCGCATTATAACAAGGTTGATCAGAGCAAAACAAAATTTAAAAAAAGATTTCTAGGCCTTTATTATTCCAGTAATTATAAAGGTATCAAAGTATATCATGTGCCTCAGAAAAAATATGAGAGTGTTCTTTTAAGAGGATTTATGATGATTTACTGGCATTTACTATCGTTTTTTCTTGGAATGCGGATTAAAAATGTTGATGTTATCATCAGTCCTTCACCACCTCTTACTATTGCGATAGTATCTATTGCATTGGCAAAACTGAAAAAGGCGAAGTTTATCTATAACGTTCAGGAAATTTATCCTGACTTTTTTGTGAACCAGGGCAAAATGAAATCTCAGTTTGTTTTAAATATTCTTAAAAAGCTTGAAAAATTTGTTTATAGACACTCAGATTCATTGGTAACGATTGATCAGAATTTTAAAAATACATTGATTCCAAGAGTTGAAAATCCTGATAAAATTGAGATTATTGCTAATTTTGTAGATACGGAACTTTATCATCCAATAGAACATCCGGTAGTTAACGCTCAATTATTTCCGGCCAGTGATAATTTGAAAGTAATGTATGCCGGGAATATTGGTTTTGCACAGGACTGGATTCCGCTTATAGAAATTGCAAAAAAAACAAAAGGAATGCCTGTCAGTTATTTTGTTATTGGAGATGGAGCCTGCAGATCATGGCTTAAGGCACAAATTGAAACACATAAGCTGGATAATATAAGTTTAATTGATTATCAGGCGAGAGAGACAATCCCTCATATGATTAATTATGCAGATCTGCATTTTATCTTTATGAATAAAAAATTGGAAAAAGATGGTCTTCCCTCAAAAGTATATACCATTATGGCCTGTAAAAAACCTTTACTGGTAATCAGTAATAAGAATACACCGCTATATGATTTGCTGGAAAATACAGATGCTGCGTTTTTGATTGAAAATTCGTCGAATAATGTTAATGAAGAGTTATTTAATGTACTGCAGGACGTATTGAATCATAGAAATAAGCTGAAGCAAATGGGGGAGAAAGGATTTAATATGGTACAGAAAGATTATACCAAAGAAAAAGTTACTGAAAAATATTATGAACACATCAACAGTGTAATAAATAGCTAA
- the wecB gene encoding non-hydrolyzing UDP-N-acetylglucosamine 2-epimerase has product MKKLKVMTVVGTRPEIIRLSRVLSALDASEAIEHIIVHTGQNYDYELNQIFFEDLGLRKPDYFLEAAGKSATETVGNILIKIDPLLEELQPDAFLVLGDTNSCLCAIPAKKRQIPIFHMEAGNRCFDQRVPEETNRKIVDHTSDINLTYSDIAREYLLKEGLPADRIIKTGSPMFEVLNHYLPQIESSDVLKRLNLEEGKYFVVSSHREENINSEKNFLGLMESLNAIAEKFGYPIIVSTHPRTRNMIDKMKISVRPEVQFLKPLGFHDYNALQMRSYAVLSDSGTISEESSILNFRALNIREAHERPEAMEEASVMMVGLSPERILQGLVQLQQQKTGKERNYRPVSDYSMPNVSEKMVRIILSYTDYVNRVVWRK; this is encoded by the coding sequence ATGAAAAAATTAAAAGTAATGACAGTCGTGGGAACACGGCCGGAAATCATTAGATTATCAAGAGTATTATCAGCATTGGATGCATCCGAAGCTATAGAACATATCATTGTCCATACAGGGCAGAATTACGATTATGAGCTTAACCAGATTTTCTTTGAAGATCTTGGATTAAGAAAACCCGATTATTTTCTGGAAGCAGCAGGGAAATCGGCTACAGAAACAGTTGGGAATATCCTGATCAAAATTGATCCGCTTTTAGAAGAATTGCAGCCAGATGCTTTCCTTGTTTTAGGAGATACCAACTCATGTCTCTGTGCAATTCCAGCTAAAAAAAGACAAATTCCTATTTTCCATATGGAAGCTGGTAACAGGTGCTTTGACCAGAGAGTACCGGAGGAAACAAACCGTAAAATTGTTGATCATACATCAGACATCAACCTTACCTATTCTGATATAGCCCGTGAATATTTGTTAAAAGAAGGATTACCTGCAGACAGAATTATCAAAACAGGATCTCCGATGTTTGAGGTTTTAAATCATTATTTACCACAGATAGAAAGCTCTGATGTGCTGAAAAGATTAAATCTGGAAGAAGGAAAATATTTTGTAGTTTCATCACACAGAGAAGAAAATATAAACTCTGAAAAGAATTTTCTGGGATTGATGGAAAGCCTTAATGCAATTGCAGAAAAATTCGGATACCCAATCATTGTTTCTACTCATCCAAGGACGAGAAATATGATTGATAAAATGAAGATATCTGTAAGACCTGAAGTACAGTTTCTAAAACCTCTGGGTTTTCATGATTATAACGCACTTCAAATGAGAAGTTATGCCGTATTATCAGATTCGGGCACGATCTCGGAGGAATCTTCGATTCTAAATTTCAGAGCGCTTAATATCAGAGAAGCACATGAAAGACCTGAAGCAATGGAAGAAGCATCAGTAATGATGGTAGGTTTATCTCCCGAAAGAATTTTACAGGGACTGGTTCAGCTTCAGCAGCAAAAAACAGGTAAGGAAAGAAATTACAGACCGGTATCAGATTATTCTATGCCAAATGTTTCTGAGAAGATGGTAAGAATTATCCTTAGTTATACGGATTATGTAAACAGAGTAGTCTGGAGAAAATAA
- a CDS encoding O-antigen ligase family protein, whose translation MNLIPYIAVLSISFSKEIVVKLNSLIFNFLLIILGISCIYTIIVFQAFEKSSGIFAGYYISTGHYGLSLLIISVYYYFISSQKIKPVLGILIGAFTVFSSSARSPMLAAFIILFIILLYVNKLKYWLTLMLATLLFIIGIYALNKTYLANFEFVERMYSAIFEGGGSGRSYYLAKGWNVFKNNIPFGGRILFEDGLYPHNIFVEVLMSMGIVGIILFFFYFKDLWKFRLNFISKNRYYLPFILFFIQYFVLVLTSYSLFANLEFWTFSTVFISIILFCNDEKIKSNDSRGNTAGNH comes from the coding sequence TTGAATCTGATACCTTATATTGCTGTTTTAAGTATCAGTTTTTCAAAAGAAATTGTGGTGAAGCTGAACAGCTTAATATTTAATTTTTTATTAATTATATTAGGAATAAGCTGTATATATACCATAATTGTTTTCCAGGCTTTTGAAAAATCAAGTGGGATATTTGCAGGATATTATATTAGTACCGGACATTATGGCTTATCTTTATTGATAATATCAGTGTATTATTATTTTATTTCATCTCAAAAGATTAAACCTGTTTTAGGGATACTTATAGGGGCCTTTACTGTATTTAGTTCCTCCGCAAGAAGCCCTATGCTGGCTGCTTTTATTATTTTATTTATAATATTATTGTATGTTAATAAATTGAAATACTGGTTGACATTAATGCTTGCTACCCTTCTTTTTATTATAGGTATATATGCTTTAAATAAGACATATTTAGCTAATTTTGAGTTTGTTGAAAGAATGTATAGTGCTATTTTTGAAGGAGGAGGATCCGGAAGGTCATATTACTTAGCAAAAGGCTGGAATGTTTTTAAAAATAATATACCTTTTGGAGGACGTATTTTATTTGAAGATGGACTGTATCCGCATAATATTTTTGTAGAAGTTCTGATGAGTATGGGGATTGTCGGGATCATTCTGTTCTTTTTTTATTTTAAAGATTTATGGAAGTTCAGGTTGAATTTTATTAGTAAGAATAGATACTACTTACCATTTATTTTGTTTTTTATACAATATTTTGTTCTTGTCCTGACTTCCTACAGTCTCTTTGCCAACTTGGAATTCTGGACTTTTTCAACGGTATTTATATCAATAATTTTATTTTGTAATGATGAAAAAATTAAAAGTAATGACAGTCGTGGGAACACGGCCGGAAATCATTAG
- a CDS encoding NAD-dependent epimerase/dehydratase family protein — MKRIGITGQNGFVGSHLYNTLGLKPEEFERIEFKKEFFNNPEKLDHFVEQCDVIVHLAAMNRHPDPEVIFENNINLVKELIASLERTGSKAHVLFSSSSQEEKDNLYGKSKKEGRELFSEWAKKSGGIFTGLVIPNVFGPFGKPNYNSFIATFCHKLTHGETPGIDIDGEVRLIYVGELVQEIIDNIYKGQTDELYEVSHTSVNKVSEVLEKLNYYKKLYFENGEIPELKTKFDLNLFNTFRCYFDIKNHYPVKFTQHVDPRGAFVEVVRLGIGGQCSFSTTVPGITRGNHFHTRKIERFAVIKGQALIQLRKIDTEEVLDFYLDGNEPAYVDMPIWYTHNIKNIGNEELYTIFWINEPFNPEDADTYFLNV; from the coding sequence ATGAAAAGAATAGGAATTACGGGACAGAATGGGTTTGTAGGATCTCATTTATATAATACTTTAGGGTTAAAACCGGAAGAATTTGAAAGAATCGAATTTAAAAAGGAATTTTTTAATAACCCGGAGAAATTAGACCATTTTGTGGAGCAATGTGATGTTATTGTACATTTAGCAGCCATGAATCGTCATCCGGATCCAGAGGTTATTTTTGAAAATAATATCAATTTAGTTAAAGAATTGATAGCTTCTTTAGAAAGAACCGGATCAAAAGCTCATGTTCTGTTTTCATCCTCTTCTCAGGAAGAAAAAGATAATTTATACGGAAAGTCTAAGAAAGAAGGCAGAGAATTGTTTTCAGAATGGGCAAAAAAATCCGGAGGCATCTTTACAGGACTGGTAATTCCGAATGTTTTCGGACCTTTTGGGAAACCAAATTATAATTCTTTCATTGCAACTTTCTGTCATAAACTTACTCACGGTGAAACTCCAGGTATTGATATTGACGGAGAAGTGAGACTTATTTATGTAGGAGAACTCGTTCAGGAAATTATAGATAATATATATAAAGGTCAAACCGATGAATTGTATGAAGTTTCCCATACTTCTGTCAATAAAGTTTCAGAAGTACTGGAAAAATTAAATTACTATAAGAAGCTTTATTTTGAAAACGGAGAAATTCCGGAATTAAAAACCAAGTTTGATTTAAACCTGTTCAATACTTTCAGATGTTATTTTGATATTAAAAATCATTATCCTGTAAAATTTACACAGCATGTAGATCCAAGAGGTGCTTTTGTAGAAGTAGTTCGTCTAGGGATCGGGGGGCAGTGTTCTTTCTCTACAACAGTTCCCGGAATTACAAGAGGAAATCATTTCCATACCAGAAAAATAGAAAGATTTGCAGTTATTAAGGGACAGGCGTTAATACAGTTAAGAAAAATAGATACAGAGGAAGTACTGGATTTTTATCTGGATGGTAATGAGCCTGCTTATGTAGATATGCCTATCTGGTATACCCACAATATTAAAAATATAGGTAATGAAGAGCTCTATACTATTTTTTGGATCAATGAACCATTTAATCCGGAAGATGCGGATACTTACTTTTTAAATGTCTAA
- a CDS encoding WxcM-like domain-containing protein: MNVPEVLIGGKYSDERGSLFFNNSFDASEIKRIYYIENTDPQFIRGWTGHKFEQRWFSALSGSFTIRLIKIDDWSMPSKGLEILEYQLDADKMDVLHVPAGYASAIQSGEKESKLLVMANYSLGEIDDDYRFPIDYFENL, encoded by the coding sequence ATGAATGTACCTGAGGTTCTCATAGGAGGAAAATATTCGGATGAAAGAGGAAGTCTTTTCTTTAATAATAGCTTTGATGCCTCTGAAATTAAAAGAATTTACTATATAGAAAATACTGATCCGCAGTTTATCAGAGGCTGGACAGGACATAAGTTTGAGCAACGCTGGTTTTCAGCTTTGTCAGGAAGTTTTACTATAAGGTTAATCAAAATTGATGACTGGTCTATGCCTTCCAAAGGATTAGAAATTTTAGAATATCAGTTAGATGCCGATAAAATGGATGTTCTCCATGTTCCTGCAGGCTATGCAAGTGCTATTCAATCCGGAGAAAAAGAATCAAAATTATTAGTAATGGCAAATTATTCTTTAGGAGAAATAGATGATGATTATCGTTTCCCTATAGATTATTTCGAAAATTTATAA